A genomic stretch from Chloroflexota bacterium includes:
- a CDS encoding type II toxin-antitoxin system HicA family toxin, which yields MKFSELVRTLEQNGFELIKEKGSIRYYGKPGWGRLIRVDYHGSKEVPTGTCHAILKAAGLKEGRYQ from the coding sequence ATGAAGTTCAGTGAATTGGTTAGAACCCTAGAACAGAATGGGTTTGAACTCATCAAGGAGAAAGGATCAATACGATATTATGGCAAGCCTGGTTGGGGTAGATTGATTCGAGTCGATTATCATGGCTCGAAAGAAGTCCCAACTGGTACTTGTCACGCAATTCTGAAGGCTGCTGGTTTGAAAGAAGGGAGGTATCAATGA
- a CDS encoding VOC family protein, producing the protein MAPQLPSTVKVSELFQVAVVVRDLEESMKRYESLLGISSWMIFEVSPSLVQMTYHGKPSQHSFKAAFTMLGSLMIELLQPLEGRGIYRDFLDKHGEGLHHLGHVRVDNLDAAVQALEKAGFPCVGSGETLGGPGENYHKWAYVDTTAALGYIIELSTGSDPRAMFATQT; encoded by the coding sequence ATGGCACCACAGCTACCCTCGACAGTGAAGGTCTCAGAGCTCTTTCAGGTTGCTGTTGTCGTCCGCGACCTTGAGGAGAGCATGAAACGCTACGAGAGCCTCTTAGGCATCAGCTCATGGATGATCTTTGAAGTCAGTCCTTCCCTCGTTCAAATGACCTATCACGGGAAACCATCCCAGCACAGCTTCAAGGCCGCCTTCACCATGTTGGGATCCCTCATGATCGAATTGCTCCAGCCCCTCGAGGGAAGGGGTATTTACCGTGATTTCCTGGACAAACATGGCGAAGGTCTGCATCACCTGGGGCACGTCCGGGTGGATAACTTAGATGCTGCTGTCCAGGCACTGGAGAAGGCTGGCTTCCCCTGTGTAGGGTCTGGGGAGACTTTGGGAGGCCCCGGCGAAAACTATCACAAGTGGGCTTATGTAGATACGACTGCGGCTCTTGGCTACATCATCGAACTGTCCACCGGCAGTGATCCAAGAGCTATGTTCGCCACACAGACGTAG
- a CDS encoding type II toxin-antitoxin system HicB family antitoxin gives MIDLKYSLVIEATEDPDFFGFYSPELEGFTGVGHSVEDCLYKAKWGMLEHVDLLREKGLAVPEENASPVVVIQNEKRLEAAV, from the coding sequence ATGATTGACCTGAAGTACTCTCTGGTCATAGAAGCCACTGAGGATCCAGATTTCTTTGGCTTCTATTCTCCTGAATTAGAGGGATTTACTGGCGTAGGGCATTCGGTAGAGGACTGCCTTTACAAGGCTAAGTGGGGGATGCTGGAGCACGTCGATCTCCTGAGGGAAAAGGGACTTGCTGTGCCGGAGGAGAATGCCAGTCCCGTAGTCGTGATTCAAAACGAGAAGCGGCTAGAAGCTGCGGTATAG
- a CDS encoding dimethyl sulfoxide reductase subunit A has translation MRHDGSHHPAQTEQVIYSIHSSHCGGACLLKIYVKDGRVTRMETDDQEEPQFRACAKGRAYRQRTYAPDRLLHPMKRTGERGEGRFEPISWDEAMDTLAGELNRVRETYGPQAILFKWSGGDTARLHSATCHYRLLNMIGGCSEVWGTFSFEGGLFAELATYGTVDTGNTRDDFLSSRLIIMWGWNPSSTIQNTNTAWYLAQAKEAGIRIVSIDPRYTDSNATFSDEWIPIIPGTDAALAIAMAYLIVKENLQDQKFLDRYTIGFDQFRHYVLGIEDGTPKTPAWAEAITGVPAPTIERLAREYATTKPAALIAGIGPGRTAYGEQYHRAAMTLAAMTGNVGIPGGSSGGRSWPTAGPTAYFSLGRGMRTPANPVESNALPRRNSLASFGIAMRRGQINVAKMSDAILQGKAGGYPADYKLLYLVDTDYPNQYLNVNKAVQALKKLEFVVAFEQFMTPAARFADLLLPTCTTLEKNDIALDGATGFYGYMNKVVDPIGESRSHLQICMELANKLGIPDYNDKTEDEWLREIVKGSNDIADYDTFKSNGIHKLRLPEPYVAFQQQIEDPANNPFPTPSGKIEIYSQRLADMNDPLIPPIPQYIPTWESRRDPLAHKYPLQLITTHIIRRAHSQYDNIPWLRELQTQAVSINSADAQTRGIKDGDRVRVFNDRGETILPASVTERMIPGVVDIPQGAWYKPDEKGVDTGGCCNVLTKDEHSPGGAYCSNTTLVQVEKA, from the coding sequence ATGAGGCATGACGGAAGCCACCATCCAGCCCAAACAGAACAAGTCATATATTCTATCCATTCAAGCCATTGCGGAGGAGCTTGCCTCCTGAAGATATACGTCAAGGATGGCAGAGTAACCAGGATGGAGACAGACGATCAGGAAGAACCGCAATTCCGGGCCTGCGCCAAAGGGCGGGCCTACCGCCAGAGGACGTATGCGCCTGACCGCCTATTGCATCCGATGAAAAGGACGGGAGAAAGAGGGGAAGGCAGATTTGAGCCAATCTCTTGGGACGAGGCCATGGACACCCTGGCCGGGGAGCTGAACAGGGTCAGAGAGACCTATGGCCCACAAGCCATCCTGTTCAAATGGTCGGGAGGAGATACAGCCAGACTGCACAGCGCCACCTGCCATTACCGGCTGCTTAACATGATCGGAGGCTGCTCCGAGGTTTGGGGCACCTTCTCTTTCGAAGGCGGCCTCTTTGCCGAACTGGCTACCTACGGCACTGTAGATACAGGCAACACCAGGGACGATTTCCTCAGCTCCCGGCTGATCATCATGTGGGGTTGGAACCCCTCTTCCACCATCCAGAACACCAACACCGCCTGGTATCTGGCCCAGGCTAAAGAGGCTGGGATCAGGATTGTCTCTATCGATCCCAGATACACAGACTCCAACGCCACTTTCTCTGACGAGTGGATTCCCATTATCCCTGGCACTGATGCCGCCCTGGCCATCGCCATGGCCTACCTGATAGTGAAGGAAAACCTCCAGGACCAGAAGTTTCTGGACAGATACACTATTGGTTTCGATCAATTCAGACACTACGTCCTGGGAATCGAGGATGGCACGCCTAAGACCCCAGCCTGGGCTGAAGCTATTACCGGTGTGCCAGCGCCCACGATAGAGCGCCTGGCCAGGGAATATGCCACCACCAAGCCAGCAGCACTGATCGCCGGCATCGGCCCGGGGCGCACCGCCTACGGTGAGCAATACCACCGGGCAGCCATGACTCTGGCAGCCATGACAGGTAACGTTGGCATCCCCGGAGGTAGTTCGGGAGGGCGGTCATGGCCCACCGCCGGGCCAACCGCTTACTTCAGCCTGGGCCGTGGCATGAGGACGCCTGCCAACCCAGTGGAGTCTAACGCCCTACCCCGCCGCAACTCCCTGGCCAGTTTTGGCATCGCCATGAGGAGAGGCCAGATCAATGTGGCCAAGATGTCGGATGCTATTCTCCAAGGGAAAGCGGGCGGTTATCCCGCTGATTACAAACTGCTTTACCTGGTAGATACCGATTATCCCAATCAGTACCTCAACGTCAACAAGGCAGTCCAGGCCCTGAAGAAGCTCGAATTCGTGGTGGCCTTTGAGCAGTTCATGACACCGGCGGCCAGGTTCGCTGACCTCCTGCTGCCCACCTGCACCACGCTGGAAAAAAACGATATCGCCCTTGACGGAGCCACTGGCTTCTATGGGTATATGAATAAGGTTGTCGATCCCATAGGCGAGTCCAGGTCTCATCTTCAAATCTGCATGGAACTGGCGAACAAGCTGGGTATCCCTGACTACAACGACAAGACCGAGGACGAATGGCTGCGGGAGATAGTGAAGGGGAGCAATGACATCGCCGACTATGACACCTTCAAGAGTAACGGGATTCACAAGCTGAGACTCCCTGAGCCTTATGTAGCTTTCCAGCAACAGATCGAAGACCCGGCAAACAACCCCTTCCCCACCCCCAGCGGCAAGATCGAGATCTATTCGCAGCGGCTGGCGGACATGAACGACCCCCTCATCCCACCCATCCCCCAGTACATCCCAACCTGGGAAAGCCGCCGTGACCCGCTGGCCCACAAGTACCCGCTCCAGCTCATTACCACTCATATCATCAGACGAGCGCACTCCCAGTACGACAACATACCCTGGCTAAGGGAACTTCAAACCCAGGCAGTATCTATCAACTCCGCCGATGCCCAGACCAGAGGGATCAAGGATGGCGATAGGGTCAGGGTTTTCAATGATAGGGGCGAGACCATTCTTCCTGCCAGTGTGACAGAAAGGATGATACCGGGCGTAGTCGACATCCCTCAGGGCGCCTGGTATAAGCCCGACGAGAAAGGCGTTGACACGGGAGGGTGCTGCAACGTCCTGACAAAGGACGAACACTCGCCAGGGGGAGCCTACTGCTCCAATACGACCCTGGTACAGGTGGAGAAAGCCTGA
- a CDS encoding zinc-binding dehydrogenase, with amino-acid sequence MRVAVWYSNRDVRVEERPTPHIGPGELLVRVEACGICGSDVMEWYRLDRAPLVLGHEIGGQVAAVGEGVARYKEGDRVTAAHHVPCNTCRYCLSGHHTVCDTLRRTNFDPGGLAEYVRLPAINVDRGVFLLPDEVSYQEATLVEPLACVVRAQRVARVQLGQSLLVIGSGIAGLLHIQLARISGVGRIIATDINDYRLEAARRFGADFAFQAGADLPARLRQVNQGRLADRVMVCTGAQSALRQALQCVERDGTVLFFAPTDAGVTVPISINELFWRNEVTLTTSYAGSPADYALAVDLVRDHRTHMRQMITHSLDLAEAGLGFRLVAEARDSLKVIVEPQR; translated from the coding sequence ATGCGTGTAGCTGTGTGGTACAGCAATCGGGATGTGCGGGTGGAGGAAAGGCCCACCCCGCACATTGGCCCCGGTGAGCTTCTGGTGCGCGTAGAGGCTTGTGGAATCTGCGGCAGCGATGTCATGGAGTGGTATCGCCTTGACCGTGCTCCCCTGGTGCTGGGCCATGAAATCGGAGGCCAGGTGGCGGCGGTGGGGGAGGGGGTGGCACGCTACAAGGAAGGCGACCGGGTCACAGCGGCACACCATGTCCCCTGCAACACGTGTCGTTACTGCCTCAGCGGTCATCATACTGTCTGCGACACTCTCCGCCGCACCAATTTCGACCCCGGCGGTCTGGCTGAGTATGTGCGGCTGCCGGCCATCAACGTCGATCGTGGCGTATTCCTGCTGCCTGACGAAGTATCATACCAGGAGGCCACGCTGGTGGAGCCGTTGGCCTGCGTCGTCCGCGCTCAAAGGGTGGCCAGGGTGCAACTGGGCCAGAGCCTGCTTGTCATCGGCAGCGGCATCGCCGGTCTTCTGCATATCCAGCTAGCCCGTATCTCAGGGGTGGGGCGCATAATAGCCACGGATATCAACGACTACCGTCTGGAGGCGGCCCGCCGTTTTGGGGCCGACTTTGCCTTCCAGGCTGGCGCAGACCTGCCAGCGCGACTTCGCCAGGTAAATCAAGGCCGCTTGGCTGACCGGGTGATGGTGTGCACCGGTGCTCAGTCAGCCCTTCGCCAGGCTCTGCAATGCGTGGAGCGCGATGGCACCGTCCTTTTCTTCGCGCCAACGGATGCCGGTGTCACTGTCCCAATTTCCATCAACGAGCTTTTCTGGCGCAATGAGGTAACCCTCACCACCTCCTATGCCGGCAGCCCCGCTGATTATGCCCTGGCTGTTGATCTGGTCAGGGATCACCGAACGCACATGCGGCAGATGATCACCCACTCGCTGGACCTGGCAGAGGCAGGTCTGGGCTTCCGACTGGTGGCTGAAGCCAGGGACTCCCTCAAGGTGATTGTCGAACCGCAGAGGTAG
- the lsrF gene encoding 3-hydroxy-5-phosphonooxypentane-2,4-dione thiolase: MEWGMANRMAQLIQSDGHALFLPVDHGYFQGPTTRLEVPRQTLEPLLPYADAVFITRGVLRSSVDPDSAKPIILRVSGGASVVGKDLANEGITTSMEEAIRLNACAVGISIFVGSDYERQSLLNLSKLVDEGEKYGIPVMAVTAVGKELAKRDARYLALASRIGAELGARVVKTYYCEDGFEKVVRGCPVPVVMAGGPKTDSEFEVFQFVYDGMQKGAVGVNLGRNIWQNDFPVGMIKGIRAIIHQNATPKEAQEIYNSIKSQGT, translated from the coding sequence ATGGAATGGGGAATGGCAAACCGTATGGCGCAACTAATTCAATCGGATGGACATGCCCTCTTCTTGCCAGTAGACCACGGATACTTCCAGGGACCCACCACAAGACTGGAAGTACCGCGCCAGACTCTCGAGCCGCTCCTACCTTATGCTGACGCTGTTTTCATTACCAGGGGGGTGCTTCGCTCCTCGGTAGACCCCGACAGCGCCAAGCCGATCATCCTCCGCGTATCCGGTGGCGCTAGCGTCGTCGGGAAAGACTTGGCCAACGAAGGAATCACCACCTCCATGGAGGAGGCCATCCGCCTTAATGCCTGCGCAGTGGGCATTTCCATTTTCGTGGGCAGCGACTACGAGCGCCAGTCGCTGCTGAACCTCTCTAAGCTCGTTGACGAAGGTGAGAAATACGGCATCCCCGTAATGGCCGTTACCGCCGTGGGCAAGGAACTGGCGAAACGGGACGCCCGCTATCTGGCCCTGGCCTCCCGTATTGGGGCAGAGCTAGGCGCGCGCGTGGTGAAGACCTACTACTGCGAAGACGGCTTTGAGAAGGTGGTAAGGGGCTGCCCTGTCCCCGTGGTTATGGCCGGTGGGCCTAAGACCGATTCGGAGTTCGAGGTGTTCCAGTTTGTCTACGATGGCATGCAGAAAGGCGCTGTAGGCGTGAATCTGGGAAGGAATATCTGGCAAAACGATTTCCCTGTGGGGATGATCAAGGGCATACGGGCCATCATTCACCAAAACGCCACTCCCAAAGAGGCTCAGGAGATATATAATAGTATCAAAAGCCAAGGGACATAG
- a CDS encoding dimethyl sulfoxide reductase subunit A yields the protein MVVNDKTLAGEEQIIYTGCNQHCGGSCLLRVHVKDGVITRIETDDGEEPQVRACMKGRAQRQRVYAPDRITHPLKRVGERGDGKFERISWDEALETVAGDIRRIRDTYGPASILFLVSAGDICSINMGMPIYRCLCMAGGCSLTWAIWSFWGAIAAEHVTFGRTFRQNTRNDILNSKYIILWGLNPSNSVHDNNFCWYLAQARDAGIKIVAIDPRYTDTAANFADEWIPIIPGTDTAMLMAMAYVIITENLHDQQFLNKYTIGFGKFKDYVLGIEDSIPKTPEWAEPITSVPAATIARLAREYATAKPACLLAGIVPGRTAYGEQYHRATHTLCAMTGNTGKHGGGAGDIVHTGMPVASLYGGVLHHIPNPVEGDRPPAEHYFPPKINYILQGPRGSVNLHEVADAILEGKSGGYPADYKMAITCNTNYLNQDANINKTVRAFKALESVVVLEQFISPTARYADIVLPTTTFLERDDFTQGSDQPYFVFQRKCIEPIGECKPHYFIAAELAKKLGIDNFDTVTYGERIEQMPKKNTLRFPLTLEMFREKGVMKVPLPEPWVRFKEEIEDPEKHPFPTPSGKIEIYSERLAELNDPLIPPIPKWIEPWESRNDPLTKKYPLQLISTHPKRRAHTQMETIPWLRELVPQEALMNTIDAKARGIRTGDRVRVFNERGQMIIPARVSQRIMPGVVDIPEGAWYAPDENGVDRGGNPNVLTKDKPSPLGAFTASSNALVQIEKAQED from the coding sequence ATGGTTGTCAACGACAAGACTCTGGCTGGTGAGGAACAGATAATCTACACTGGCTGCAATCAGCACTGCGGCGGAAGCTGCTTGCTGCGAGTGCACGTGAAGGATGGGGTTATCACCCGGATCGAGACAGATGACGGAGAAGAGCCACAGGTCAGGGCCTGCATGAAAGGCCGTGCCCAGCGTCAACGGGTGTATGCCCCCGACCGCATCACCCATCCCCTTAAGCGCGTGGGGGAAAGAGGGGACGGAAAATTCGAGCGGATATCCTGGGACGAGGCTCTGGAGACCGTGGCCGGGGACATCAGGCGAATTCGGGATACCTACGGACCGGCCTCGATTCTGTTTCTTGTCTCCGCGGGTGACATTTGCTCCATCAATATGGGCATGCCTATCTATCGGTGCCTTTGCATGGCCGGAGGCTGTTCCCTTACCTGGGCCATCTGGTCCTTCTGGGGAGCCATTGCCGCGGAGCACGTCACCTTTGGCCGCACCTTCAGGCAGAACACCCGGAACGACATCCTCAACTCCAAGTATATCATCCTGTGGGGCCTCAATCCGTCAAACTCAGTGCATGACAACAACTTCTGCTGGTATCTAGCCCAGGCCAGGGACGCCGGCATCAAGATCGTGGCCATCGATCCCCGGTATACGGATACCGCCGCCAACTTTGCCGACGAATGGATACCCATTATCCCTGGCACCGATACGGCCATGCTTATGGCCATGGCCTACGTCATCATTACCGAGAACCTGCACGACCAGCAGTTCCTCAACAAATACACGATCGGGTTTGGCAAATTCAAGGACTATGTGCTGGGCATCGAGGATAGCATCCCCAAGACCCCGGAGTGGGCCGAGCCTATTACCAGCGTCCCAGCGGCCACCATAGCGCGGCTGGCCAGAGAGTACGCCACTGCCAAGCCGGCATGCCTCTTGGCCGGGATTGTGCCGGGGCGGACTGCCTACGGTGAGCAGTATCACCGCGCCACTCACACCCTCTGCGCCATGACCGGGAACACGGGCAAACACGGCGGAGGGGCGGGTGACATCGTTCATACCGGAATGCCGGTAGCGTCTCTCTACGGAGGGGTGCTTCACCATATACCCAATCCGGTGGAGGGTGATAGGCCTCCCGCGGAGCACTACTTCCCACCAAAGATCAATTATATCCTGCAAGGCCCTCGAGGCAGCGTAAACCTTCACGAAGTAGCCGACGCCATTCTTGAAGGCAAGTCCGGGGGCTATCCGGCGGACTACAAGATGGCCATAACCTGCAACACCAACTACCTCAACCAGGATGCTAACATCAACAAGACGGTGCGGGCTTTCAAGGCCTTGGAGTCCGTAGTCGTGCTGGAGCAGTTCATCAGCCCCACGGCCCGCTACGCCGACATCGTCCTTCCTACCACCACCTTCTTGGAAAGGGACGATTTCACCCAGGGATCGGACCAGCCTTACTTCGTCTTCCAGCGTAAGTGCATCGAGCCGATAGGGGAATGCAAGCCTCATTACTTCATAGCCGCTGAGTTGGCCAAGAAATTGGGGATCGACAATTTCGATACCGTGACGTATGGGGAGCGCATAGAGCAAATGCCGAAGAAGAACACCCTACGCTTCCCCCTCACGCTGGAGATGTTCCGCGAGAAGGGCGTTATGAAGGTCCCGCTCCCCGAGCCCTGGGTGCGTTTCAAGGAAGAGATAGAAGACCCGGAAAAGCACCCCTTCCCCACGCCTTCGGGAAAGATCGAAATCTATAGCGAGCGGCTGGCCGAACTGAATGACCCCCTCATCCCCCCTATCCCCAAGTGGATCGAGCCCTGGGAGAGCCGGAATGACCCCCTGACCAAGAAGTACCCTCTGCAACTGATCAGCACTCACCCCAAGCGGCGTGCTCATACCCAAATGGAGACCATACCCTGGCTCAGGGAACTGGTCCCGCAAGAAGCACTGATGAACACCATCGACGCCAAGGCAAGGGGAATCCGTACCGGCGACCGCGTCCGCGTCTTCAACGAACGGGGACAAATGATTATCCCAGCACGGGTCAGTCAAAGGATCATGCCCGGGGTGGTCGATATTCCCGAGGGAGCGTGGTATGCCCCGGATGAGAATGGGGTGGACCGGGGTGGCAATCCGAACGTCCTGACGAAAGACAAACCCTCGCCTTTGGGAGCGTTTACCGCTTCCAGCAATGCTCTGGTTCAGATTGAGAAGGCGCAGGAGGACTAG